The genomic window GTATCTGAGATTAACGCACATGCGAAtgacaaaaatatgtttttctgaGAGACCGATCTGGATCCGCCTTTATTGGAAAATTATATTGTTTGTAACGAATACACTGCTGATGCTATGTCAGCAGTGTATTCCCCTaatattaaatttattttattttattttccacgaGACAGATGCCAGtaaagcagcagcatcctgtCAGCATCATAGTGATGATGCCCTGGGTGCAGTAACATAACAGATAGACACAGCCTATCTGGGGGGCATCCCTGGAGTAATGAAGCCACggggcacgtgtgtgtgtgtgtgtgtgtgtgtgtgtgtgtgtgtagctacGCTTTTTATTGCCTGTCTTTGATTATGGATAAACTGTTGTGTGATTTTCTACTATGGACACACAGGTAGAATGAGTGTCGGTTTCATCGGAGCAGGCCAACTGGCCCATGCCCTCGTGAGAGGCTTCACAGCTGCCGGTGAGTTTGGAATATCTTATCGTGGAGGCAAGATTTGTGTTTGACTTTTGATGTTGATGCATGTTAACTGCAATCAGGCTCAGCTTCTAATTTCCCTGTTCAAGGTGTGATTGCCACTCAGAGAATTACAGCCAGTTCCCCAGACACAGATCTTCCGACTGTACACGGACTGCGGGTGGGTAAATGATCAGGAATATCCATACTTATTATCTTCAacgattttttttgtttgttgctatACAAGGTTTATCATATTgctttgcttgtgtgtattgcGTTCCCGTGTATCCATCTGGATACAGAAGCactaaaatgtgtcattttcacAGAAATTGGGAGTCAATCTCACCACCAGCAACAAAGAGACGGTGACCAGAAGCGATGTCCTCTTCCTGGCGGTGAAACCACACATCATTCCCTTCGTACTGGATGAGATTGGACCGGATATTGAAGACCGTCACCTCATTGTGTCCTGTGCTGCTGGTGTCACCATCAGCTCTATAGAGAAGGCGAGTCggtgtcattcattcattcattcattcattttcttgaagacaagactgtcattgtctcgtctacagccgcttatctGAAATACGGGTCACGGACGTTGCTTGCAGCCTAGCCCAGATCACTATGTGTGAgagagtacaccctggacgagtcgccagttcatcgcaggaccgCACATAGACAAAACCACGCTTGCGCCTATTGGCAATTTTGGTAGCTGGAGAAACctatgcagacacagggaggacCCCGGACAGCGCTATCGACTGCGCCACCGCGCTTCCAGTCATTGTCATAGCTGTGTTTATATTAATGGGGCTATTTTAGGACATTGAACACAACAAATATTTCTTTGCCCCTCGTATTGACATTATTTCAGGCAGAGAGCTTGACGCAACCACAAATGATTTGGATATGGTGTGCAGCAGGTGGATGAATTAATTGCTTGTCTATTAATCTACAGGAACCGACATGACCCCTTTAATTTTATGCATTTAGAGATAATCTGAAACGAGTTGTAGTACCTGGTATTTATTAATAATCATGTTTTTTCTCATTAGTCGGCCGTAGAAGGCGGCAGCGCGGCTTTGCTTCTACGTATACTTGCGCTGTGAACTCTATACCCTCAGGCAAAGCAGTCACATGTTGAAGCAGGACACTGGTTCGCTGCTTCAGGCAAACTTTTCTTTCCTGTCATTTCTGGACAGTTGATTCAGTACGTTGCTTTTGCTTGCAGAAGCTCCAGCAGTATCGCACTACCCCAAAGGTGATGCGTTGCATGACCAACACTCCTGTGGTGGTGCGTGAAGGGGCCACCGTCTACGCCACCGGCACCCATGCAGAAGTAGAGGATGGAAAGCTTTTGGAGCAGCTTATGTCCAGTGTCGGGTTCTGCACTGAGGTGGAAGAGGACTTAATCGATGCTGTCACTGGCCTCAGTGGGAGTGGCCCAGCTTATGTGAGTCTTTGTTATGATGCCGAGTGTGTTTAGGAGTTTTTACCTTTTTTATTGTAGCAAAGGTTGTGAATTCCAATTGTACTTGTGACCTTGCAGGCGTTTACAGCTGTAGATGCCCTTGCTGATGGTGGGGTGAAAATGGGCCTGCCCAGGAGACTGGCTGTACGCCTTGGAGCCCAAGCCCTGCTGGTATTACCTTTTTATCTACGTACAGCACTTAGAggtgcctttttattttacctgcacATTTACCAGCTTCAGTCTGTCTTGGTTAGTTTAAGacaaactaaatatacattttcattaGCAAAGAAACTACTTGGCTCTGATAGTACTGTTTTTTGCCTAATGTTGATTTTGCCTTGTGTTTCCATAAAAGGGGGCTGCTCGCATGCTGTTGGACTCGGACATCCACCCCGGGCAGCTCAAAGACAACGTCTGCTCACCAGGGGGCGCTACAATCCATGCCCTTCATGTAATGGAGAGCGGTGGCTTCCGCAGCCTCCTCATTAACGCTGTAGAAGCATCCTGTGTTCGGACTAGGTGAGTTTATGAGACAACCAATCATATATCCTTCACGCAAAATACGCTAGTTTATTGTCAAAATAGGTCCTTAGAAGTTTATAATCCAAACAGTAGATGGCGCTGTATTCAAACAGAACGGGGGCCGATGGTTTATACTTCAATGGTTACTAATTACCGACTATTATGATTGTACTGTATTATAAATTGCAATACTGTGCTACATATAATTGTGGTTTGCTTTTAAAAGGGAACTTCAGTTTTTGGCAGACCAAGAGAAGATCTCCCCTGCTGCCATCAAGAAAACCACCCTGGACCAAGTGTTGCAGCAGCCAGGAGTGACTCCCGAAGCTGTTGGCGTTAAGCCTCATGCAATCAGCAT from Brachionichthys hirsutus isolate HB-005 chromosome 16, CSIRO-AGI_Bhir_v1, whole genome shotgun sequence includes these protein-coding regions:
- the LOC137905506 gene encoding pyrroline-5-carboxylate reductase 1, mitochondrial-like, with translation MSVGFIGAGQLAHALVRGFTAAGVIATQRITASSPDTDLPTVHGLRKLGVNLTTSNKETVTRSDVLFLAVKPHIIPFVLDEIGPDIEDRHLIVSCAAGVTISSIEKKLQQYRTTPKVMRCMTNTPVVVREGATVYATGTHAEVEDGKLLEQLMSSVGFCTEVEEDLIDAVTGLSGSGPAYAFTAVDALADGGVKMGLPRRLAVRLGAQALLGAARMLLDSDIHPGQLKDNVCSPGGATIHALHVMESGGFRSLLINAVEASCVRTRELQFLADQEKISPAAIKKTTLDQVLQQPGVTPEAVGVKPHAISMFINSKPRRKK